The Collimonas sp. PA-H2 genome contains a region encoding:
- a CDS encoding cytochrome-c peroxidase — MSQNNVAAQIRVRKKIGLPLAFAMAGLLAACGGGGGNSASTPITPAPDSGLSQVASLGKKIFSDQSLSASGKQSCATCHNPDNAHAQSNDLAVQLGGANLDVPGFRAVPSLRYLNLTPAFFFASDGTPTGGFNRDGRANTLADQSQRPFLAPHEMANGGKADVIVKLKQAAYVEEFRQVFGAAILDNSDDAFNRIQLALQQYQKEDAEFHPYDSKYDQFLAGKVPLEAAELRGLALFNNPTKGNCVACHLSAKGSDGSSPLFTDFTFDNLGVPRNPAIAATADPAYYDLGLCGPDRTDLSNRSELCGKFKVPTLRNVATRKVFFHNGYFKTLREAVSFYVKRDTNPELWYPADASGVAQKFNDLPEQYRKNVNVTEVPYNRQPNMPPALSDSEVDDVVQFLGTLTDGYKAQ; from the coding sequence ATGTCACAAAACAATGTCGCGGCGCAGATCCGCGTCCGGAAAAAAATCGGCTTGCCGCTGGCATTTGCAATGGCTGGCCTGCTGGCGGCATGCGGTGGCGGTGGCGGCAACAGCGCCAGCACGCCGATTACGCCGGCGCCGGACAGCGGGCTCAGTCAGGTCGCCAGCCTCGGCAAGAAAATATTCAGCGACCAGAGCCTGTCGGCCTCCGGCAAACAGTCTTGCGCTACCTGCCACAATCCCGACAACGCGCACGCACAGAGCAATGACCTGGCAGTGCAGCTGGGCGGCGCCAACCTCGATGTGCCCGGCTTTCGCGCCGTGCCGTCCTTGCGCTACCTGAACCTGACCCCGGCTTTCTTTTTTGCCAGCGACGGTACCCCGACCGGCGGCTTCAACCGCGACGGCCGCGCCAATACGCTGGCCGACCAATCGCAACGGCCATTCCTGGCGCCGCATGAAATGGCGAATGGCGGCAAGGCCGATGTGATCGTCAAACTGAAGCAGGCAGCGTATGTCGAAGAATTCCGCCAGGTGTTCGGCGCCGCCATCCTGGACAATAGCGACGACGCTTTCAACCGTATCCAGCTGGCGCTGCAGCAGTACCAAAAAGAAGACGCGGAGTTCCATCCTTACGATTCCAAATACGATCAATTCCTGGCCGGTAAAGTGCCGTTGGAGGCCGCTGAGTTGCGCGGGCTGGCGCTGTTCAATAATCCGACCAAGGGCAACTGCGTCGCCTGCCACCTGAGCGCCAAAGGCAGCGACGGCTCGTCGCCGCTGTTTACCGACTTCACCTTCGACAACCTGGGCGTGCCGCGCAATCCGGCGATTGCCGCCACCGCCGATCCTGCTTACTACGATCTCGGCCTGTGCGGACCAGACCGCACCGACCTGAGCAACCGCAGCGAACTGTGCGGCAAATTCAAGGTGCCGACCCTGCGCAATGTCGCCACCCGCAAGGTGTTTTTCCATAACGGCTACTTCAAGACCCTGCGCGAGGCGGTCAGTTTTTACGTCAAGCGCGATACCAATCCGGAGCTGTGGTACCCGGCCGACGCCAGTGGCGTCGCTCAGAAATTCAACGACTTGCCCGAGCAATACCGCAAGAACGTGAATGTCACTGAAGTGCCATATAACCGGCAACCGAACATGCCGCCGGCATTGTCCGACAGCGAAGTCGACGACGTCGTGCAATTTCTCGGCACGCTAACCGATGGCTACAAAGCACAATAA
- a CDS encoding FMN-binding protein, with the protein MKSSHIATLAVAVGASSSAFATQYLTVEQAQQAMFPDASGFKDASLQLSGEQIKQVEKLSGLPVRSVGWRVFAAYKGDAQLGYVILDDVVGKFELISYAVAVNPDASIKQIEILAYRESHGFEIKSPAWRKQFVGKSAGAGGLSIGDGIASISGATLSCTHVTDGVRRIAAIAQVILKK; encoded by the coding sequence ATGAAATCAAGCCATATAGCCACGCTGGCGGTCGCCGTCGGCGCCAGCTCCAGCGCCTTCGCCACCCAGTACCTGACGGTGGAGCAGGCGCAGCAAGCCATGTTTCCAGATGCCTCCGGCTTCAAGGACGCCAGCCTGCAGTTGTCGGGAGAGCAGATCAAGCAGGTTGAAAAGCTCTCCGGCCTGCCGGTGCGTTCGGTCGGCTGGCGGGTGTTTGCCGCCTACAAGGGCGACGCCCAGCTGGGTTACGTGATCCTGGATGACGTGGTCGGCAAGTTTGAACTGATCTCGTATGCGGTGGCGGTCAATCCCGACGCCAGCATCAAGCAGATTGAAATCCTCGCCTACCGCGAGAGCCACGGCTTTGAAATCAAGAGCCCGGCATGGCGCAAGCAGTTCGTCGGCAAGAGCGCCGGCGCCGGCGGCCTCAGCATAGGCGACGGCATCGCCAGCATCAGCGGCGCTACCCTCTCCTGCACCCATGTGACCGACGGCGTGCGGCGCATCGCTGCGATCGCCCAGGTGATCCTGAAAAAATGA
- a CDS encoding FAD:protein FMN transferase, whose translation MRRRAQPWLGTLVEVTLADSLGEAEAAQAFNAAFAAIATVHRLMSFHDAASDVARINRLAPGGAIAVDAHTATVLRMALAMQAASGGLFDIACASRLVAWGLLPAASPPAAAHHGARLHLDAQGMVHKPAPLLIDLGGIAKGYAVDLAVEALRALHIASACVNAGGDLRVLGQTPYPVMIRDPRSPTRSGARIDLKDGALATSGSYFSQKMVDGCMRSALVDAGSGNALVDSRSATVQAPDCMTADALTKLVLLSADPQHPLLQQFGATAFII comes from the coding sequence ATGAGACGGCGGGCGCAACCCTGGCTGGGAACCCTGGTCGAGGTGACGCTGGCCGACAGCCTGGGCGAAGCAGAAGCGGCGCAAGCCTTCAACGCCGCTTTCGCGGCGATCGCCACGGTGCATCGCCTGATGAGCTTTCACGATGCCGCCAGCGATGTGGCCCGCATCAATCGCCTGGCGCCCGGCGGTGCTATCGCTGTCGATGCGCATACCGCGACCGTGCTGCGGATGGCGCTGGCGATGCAAGCGGCAAGCGGCGGCCTGTTCGACATCGCTTGCGCCTCCAGGCTGGTGGCATGGGGCTTGCTGCCGGCCGCCAGCCCGCCCGCCGCTGCGCACCATGGCGCCCGCTTGCACCTCGACGCACAAGGCATGGTGCACAAGCCGGCGCCGCTGCTGATCGACCTCGGCGGCATCGCCAAGGGCTATGCGGTGGACCTGGCGGTAGAGGCCCTGCGCGCGCTGCATATTGCTTCGGCCTGCGTCAATGCCGGCGGCGATTTGCGGGTGCTAGGGCAAACCCCTTATCCAGTCATGATCCGCGATCCGCGCTCGCCTACCCGAAGCGGCGCCCGCATCGACCTGAAAGACGGCGCGCTGGCTACCTCAGGCAGCTATTTTTCGCAAAAGATGGTGGATGGATGCATGCGTTCGGCGCTGGTCGACGCCGGCAGCGGCAATGCGCTGGTCGACAGCCGCAGCGCCACGGTGCAGGCGCCCGACTGCATGACCGCGGACGCCTTGACCAAGCTGGTGCTGCTCAGCGCCGACCCGCAACATCCTTTATTGCAGCAGTTTGGCGCGACTGCTTTTATAATCTGA
- a CDS encoding DUF4405 domain-containing protein — translation MRQIKHPKSSLHHPGLRSHVMRFRLERWHRFSLYGISGLLVTSGILWLLARYFLRSAGEFGETVHPLEPWAIKLHGAAAMATLFFVGSLLNNHIRRAHHARRNRYSGWSMATLLAWLTLSGYALYYLASEASRPLWSAGHWVPGLLLPLLLVLHIVLGRRAARR, via the coding sequence ATGCGCCAAATAAAACATCCTAAAAGCAGCCTGCATCACCCCGGCCTGCGCTCGCACGTCATGCGCTTCCGGCTGGAGCGCTGGCATCGCTTCAGCCTGTACGGCATCAGCGGCCTGCTGGTCACCAGCGGCATCCTGTGGCTGCTGGCCCGCTATTTCCTGCGCAGCGCCGGCGAGTTCGGCGAAACCGTCCATCCGCTTGAGCCATGGGCCATTAAACTGCATGGCGCCGCCGCCATGGCGACGCTGTTTTTCGTCGGCAGCCTGCTGAACAACCATATCCGGCGCGCCCATCATGCACGCCGCAACCGTTATTCCGGCTGGAGCATGGCGACGCTGCTGGCCTGGCTGACGCTGAGCGGCTATGCCCTATACTACCTGGCCAGCGAAGCCAGCCGGCCGCTCTGGTCAGCCGGCCACTGGGTCCCTGGCCTGCTGCTGCCGCTGCTGCTGGTATTGCATATCGTCCTGGGGCGGCGCGCTGCCCGCCGCTAG
- a CDS encoding M35 family metallo-endopeptidase translates to MAAIVVSGSVYAAKADIQVTIQEASAKGDAGAGKVLYTISNTSAAPLHILNWETPLNGVSGDLFSVALGGQPVRYVGRLVKRKPATDKDYITLKPNESRAVEVDLSAYYEMYRGGQYVVKYKRTAETLVREAGNAVQAKTGGAGGGITLETNALPLTVDGGPAPSSKQTSGDLLGAINASGSTSFASCSNSQKTALTTARGDAASIATNAKSYLAANKTGSRYTWWFGAVTSGRYATATSHYGNISSALGGQSYKFDCSCSDSGTYAYVYPDQPYTVYLCGAYWQAPANGTDSKSGTLVHETSHFTVVAGTGDHVYGQSGAHSLATSDPDSALDNADNHEYFAENNPAWQ, encoded by the coding sequence GTGGCGGCAATCGTTGTAAGCGGCTCGGTTTACGCAGCAAAGGCCGATATTCAGGTAACGATCCAGGAAGCGAGTGCGAAAGGCGATGCGGGCGCAGGCAAGGTGCTGTACACCATCAGCAACACCAGCGCGGCGCCTTTGCACATTTTGAATTGGGAAACGCCGCTGAACGGCGTCAGCGGCGATTTGTTCAGCGTCGCGCTGGGCGGCCAGCCGGTGCGCTATGTGGGACGGCTGGTGAAACGCAAGCCGGCCACCGACAAGGACTACATCACGCTCAAGCCGAATGAAAGCCGGGCGGTCGAGGTCGACCTCAGCGCTTACTACGAGATGTATCGCGGCGGCCAGTACGTAGTCAAGTACAAGCGCACCGCCGAGACCTTGGTGCGGGAAGCCGGCAATGCAGTCCAGGCCAAGACCGGCGGCGCTGGCGGCGGCATTACGCTGGAAACCAATGCGTTGCCGCTGACCGTCGACGGCGGTCCGGCGCCTTCATCCAAGCAGACTTCCGGCGACCTGCTGGGAGCGATCAACGCCAGCGGCTCGACCAGCTTCGCCAGCTGCAGCAACAGCCAGAAGACCGCGCTGACCACGGCCCGCGGCGACGCCGCCTCGATCGCCACCAATGCCAAGAGCTACCTGGCTGCCAACAAGACCGGCAGCCGCTACACTTGGTGGTTTGGCGCTGTCACCAGCGGCCGCTATGCGACCGCGACCAGCCACTACGGCAATATCAGCAGCGCGCTCGGCGGCCAGTCGTATAAATTCGATTGCAGCTGTTCCGATTCCGGCACTTACGCTTATGTCTATCCGGACCAGCCTTACACAGTCTACCTGTGCGGCGCCTACTGGCAAGCGCCGGCTAACGGCACCGACTCCAAGTCCGGCACGCTGGTGCATGAAACCAGCCACTTCACGGTAGTGGCCGGCACCGGCGACCACGTCTACGGCCAAAGCGGCGCGCACAGTCTGGCCACCAGCGATCCGGATTCAGCATTGGACAATGCCGATAACCACGAGTATTTCGCGGAAAATAATCCAGCGTGGCAGTAA
- a CDS encoding aspartate aminotransferase family protein has translation MPSPLNTDHFWMPFTANRQFKSKPRMLVSASGMYYTSDDGRQILDGTAGLWCSNAGHCHPKIVEAIQKQAATMDFAPVFQMGHPVAFEAASALVAIAPEGLNRVFFCNDGSESVDTALKIALAYHRVRGDGMRTRLIGRERGYHGVGFGGIAVGGIAGNRKHFGPTLAGVDHLRHPLDIARNAFSRGLPEHGAEIADEFEQRLLALHDPATVAALIVEPIQGSTGVILPPKGYLQKLRAICDKYGILLIFDEVITGFGRLGAPFAADYFGVVPDMICCAKGLTNASVPMGAVIVRQDIHDAFMSAANENAIEFFHGYTYTAHPLAAAAAVATMEVYKSENLFDRAAATAPYFEQAAHSLKGLPFVKDVRNLGLVCGIELESIAGKPGARAFDVFLKCFWEKGVLTRTTGDIIALSPPLIIEPGQIDQLFTAIGDVLKAQYAASPTVA, from the coding sequence ATGCCCAGCCCGCTGAATACCGACCATTTCTGGATGCCGTTTACCGCCAACCGCCAATTCAAGAGCAAGCCGCGCATGCTGGTGTCGGCATCAGGCATGTACTACACCAGCGACGACGGCCGCCAGATCCTGGACGGTACGGCCGGCCTGTGGTGCAGCAATGCCGGCCACTGCCATCCGAAGATCGTCGAGGCGATCCAGAAGCAGGCAGCAACCATGGACTTTGCACCGGTGTTCCAGATGGGCCACCCTGTGGCTTTCGAAGCCGCCAGCGCACTGGTTGCCATCGCGCCGGAAGGCTTGAACCGGGTGTTCTTTTGCAATGACGGCTCGGAGTCGGTGGATACCGCGCTGAAGATCGCGCTGGCCTATCACCGGGTACGCGGCGACGGCATGCGCACGCGCCTGATCGGCCGCGAGCGCGGCTATCACGGCGTCGGCTTCGGCGGCATTGCAGTCGGTGGCATCGCCGGCAACCGCAAACACTTCGGGCCGACCCTGGCCGGCGTCGACCATCTGCGCCATCCGCTGGATATCGCGCGCAATGCGTTTTCGCGCGGCTTGCCGGAGCACGGCGCCGAGATCGCCGACGAGTTTGAACAGCGCCTGCTGGCGCTGCACGATCCAGCCACCGTGGCTGCTCTGATCGTCGAACCTATCCAAGGCTCGACCGGCGTCATCCTGCCGCCCAAGGGCTACCTGCAAAAGCTGCGCGCCATCTGCGACAAGTACGGCATCCTGCTGATTTTCGACGAAGTGATCACTGGCTTCGGCCGCCTCGGCGCGCCGTTTGCAGCCGACTATTTCGGCGTGGTGCCGGACATGATCTGCTGCGCCAAGGGCCTCACCAACGCCAGCGTGCCGATGGGCGCGGTGATCGTGCGCCAGGATATCCACGACGCCTTCATGAGCGCCGCCAACGAGAACGCCATCGAATTCTTCCATGGCTATACCTATACCGCCCACCCTCTGGCGGCGGCCGCAGCAGTTGCGACCATGGAGGTCTACAAGAGCGAAAACCTGTTCGACCGCGCCGCCGCCACGGCGCCGTATTTCGAGCAGGCGGCGCACAGCCTGAAAGGCCTGCCTTTCGTCAAGGATGTGCGCAATCTGGGACTGGTGTGCGGGATTGAACTGGAATCGATTGCTGGCAAGCCGGGCGCGCGCGCCTTCGATGTCTTCCTCAAGTGTTTCTGGGAAAAAGGCGTGCTGACCCGCACCACCGGCGACATCATCGCCCTGTCGCCGCCGCTGATCATCGAGCCGGGACAGATTGATCAGTTGTTCACGGCGATCGGCGACGTGCTGAAGGCGCAGTATGCGGCAAGCCCTACTGTCGCCTGA
- a CDS encoding LysM domain-containing protein, with translation MSLYIYPKSLASSDDFAAVDTSLDTPPQAPPLPDPAADTVISHIVGQGETLNELAARYRVPVQDIIDANPALMDIGQINPGETLTIPLQKGGELLPALYSVQSGESLHQIAATHGAGVGEIALANNMLNQDLIYPGEKIWIPGMGGQARPGAASTNGDAVTAAALIPETQKMNRALRQANATQRTLAALKDDAAQGSGAAHAELRDGFAQENADDALSKLKDAVNDAIGAQVGAKTDDAMFNKAGQELAAPYIRDPAAYSLLDKAIAQVHVERQVQAILGGAQAQNDPLQMLRTLNTGYSNAPQNVKDALLTDSHVQEMLGVVAAWANRPLTQKPDNGAMPQAQTVAAIRRLDQATQGLDKILASAVVDRAVPAYEAFYKDPEHGGSSLFGNQGMTVLMNLSGRITGCTQGDDAIARFAVTDAWNSDAVQTAIGAGADPAYAIALASSIKAAGQEPDIVVKVINDSIALRDQKNIAGGGDPQPTLDVAKRLQAPGLDGNGVMKVVTDGMQQFKGIVTADVTKLALHDAEISWLVQNLGPGMTPQQLSQAVADYRTKKGPDWQAEDDKLRQQIVTDGNKLIAQMIAVNQTPQTSGTRALIDPVLQKIVNDPAAGLAISTAIQADPNLTDASHAKDMADLFSLSKIGDIGRKYSSEAASAYLRRNVLAQVQGVKLNDPASVEQAKRAISSLHSENFARLLGVTPSDLDKAVNAVQGAADDMTNATTAEEENVILQNLNKTLNTDATLSKTFNKMTVPGQLLRGVAVAFAGASLINSDNKFNANPSDPQNGIKLLLDSAGFAQKNTEVLIGLGRIDKSSLLGQFGGEWKLFGRASVGDLIGGVSSVLDSVSALRSGFGLGTQQDDVSAALSATTAVGGALTVAPAFGAAAWLGPVGLGVTAAGVIGKVIYESDKDAHKYESASKRFLKSAGYDDFAAEALSKQGGLISDATGASQIPFLAKYGQLKHMTPDQLQKWVNSLSADQINAVANRLQQTASDSSGNPENFIDGPRQTVYIASADGYAAPVTRANTLSVFEEYLKYDHVPLG, from the coding sequence ATGTCACTCTATATATATCCAAAATCGCTCGCAAGTTCAGATGACTTCGCCGCTGTTGACACGTCTCTGGATACGCCGCCGCAAGCCCCGCCTTTGCCAGACCCGGCAGCAGACACGGTAATCTCGCATATTGTCGGGCAGGGCGAAACCCTCAATGAGTTGGCGGCGCGCTATCGCGTGCCGGTGCAGGACATCATCGACGCCAATCCCGCACTGATGGATATCGGCCAAATCAATCCAGGTGAAACGCTCACGATTCCGCTGCAGAAGGGAGGGGAGCTGCTGCCTGCGCTGTATTCAGTGCAGAGCGGCGAGAGCTTGCATCAAATCGCCGCGACGCACGGCGCTGGCGTTGGCGAAATCGCGCTAGCCAACAACATGCTTAATCAGGACCTTATCTATCCGGGCGAGAAAATCTGGATTCCTGGCATGGGCGGCCAGGCCCGGCCTGGCGCGGCGAGCACGAACGGCGATGCTGTCACGGCGGCCGCCTTGATTCCCGAAACGCAAAAGATGAACCGCGCGCTGCGGCAGGCAAATGCTACACAGCGGACATTGGCGGCGCTCAAGGACGACGCAGCCCAAGGCAGTGGCGCCGCGCACGCCGAGCTGCGCGACGGCTTCGCGCAAGAAAATGCTGACGATGCGCTGAGCAAGCTCAAAGACGCCGTCAACGACGCGATCGGCGCGCAGGTCGGCGCCAAGACCGATGACGCAATGTTTAACAAGGCCGGACAAGAGCTGGCGGCGCCCTACATCCGGGACCCGGCTGCCTACAGCTTGCTTGACAAGGCCATCGCCCAGGTACACGTCGAGCGCCAGGTACAAGCGATCCTCGGCGGCGCCCAGGCGCAGAACGATCCGCTGCAAATGCTGCGCACGCTCAATACCGGCTACAGCAATGCGCCGCAGAATGTAAAGGACGCGCTGCTGACTGACTCGCATGTGCAGGAAATGCTGGGCGTTGTCGCAGCGTGGGCCAACCGGCCGCTCACGCAGAAGCCTGACAACGGCGCCATGCCGCAGGCGCAAACCGTGGCGGCGATCAGGCGGCTCGATCAGGCGACGCAAGGCTTGGATAAAATATTGGCCAGCGCTGTAGTTGATCGTGCGGTGCCCGCTTACGAAGCTTTCTACAAGGATCCTGAGCACGGCGGCTCTTCGCTATTCGGCAACCAGGGCATGACCGTCTTGATGAACTTGTCCGGACGCATCACGGGCTGTACGCAAGGCGACGATGCGATAGCGCGATTTGCCGTTACCGATGCCTGGAACAGCGACGCAGTGCAAACCGCTATTGGCGCCGGCGCAGACCCGGCTTACGCAATCGCGCTGGCGAGCAGTATCAAGGCGGCAGGGCAAGAACCGGATATCGTGGTCAAGGTCATCAATGACAGCATCGCATTGCGGGACCAGAAAAATATCGCTGGCGGTGGCGATCCGCAACCGACTCTCGATGTAGCCAAGCGCTTGCAGGCACCGGGGCTCGATGGCAATGGCGTCATGAAAGTCGTGACAGACGGCATGCAGCAATTCAAGGGCATTGTCACGGCCGACGTGACGAAGCTGGCGCTGCACGATGCCGAGATATCCTGGCTGGTGCAGAACCTCGGCCCCGGCATGACGCCGCAACAGCTCAGCCAAGCTGTCGCCGACTACCGCACCAAGAAGGGGCCCGATTGGCAAGCTGAAGACGACAAGTTGCGTCAGCAGATCGTCACCGACGGCAATAAGTTGATAGCGCAAATGATCGCAGTCAACCAAACACCGCAGACGTCGGGGACGCGCGCATTGATCGATCCGGTGCTGCAGAAGATAGTCAATGATCCAGCCGCGGGTTTGGCGATTTCCACGGCGATCCAGGCCGATCCGAATTTGACGGATGCGTCGCACGCCAAGGATATGGCGGACTTGTTCTCCTTGTCGAAGATTGGTGATATCGGGCGCAAGTACTCTAGCGAGGCCGCCTCTGCCTACTTGCGACGTAACGTACTTGCCCAAGTGCAAGGGGTCAAACTGAACGATCCTGCTAGCGTCGAACAAGCCAAGCGGGCGATCAGCAGCTTGCATAGTGAAAATTTTGCACGGCTGCTGGGCGTGACGCCGAGCGATCTCGACAAAGCTGTCAACGCGGTGCAGGGAGCTGCTGACGATATGACTAACGCCACGACGGCGGAAGAAGAGAATGTAATACTGCAAAATCTGAACAAGACACTTAACACCGACGCAACGCTATCGAAGACTTTTAACAAAATGACGGTGCCTGGTCAGCTGCTGCGCGGCGTTGCCGTGGCCTTCGCCGGCGCCAGCCTGATTAATTCGGACAACAAGTTCAACGCCAATCCGTCGGATCCGCAGAACGGCATCAAACTGTTGCTCGACTCTGCGGGCTTTGCCCAAAAGAACACCGAAGTACTGATTGGTTTGGGTCGCATCGACAAGAGTTCGCTGCTGGGCCAATTTGGAGGTGAGTGGAAGCTGTTCGGCCGGGCGTCCGTGGGTGATCTGATTGGAGGCGTGTCGAGTGTGCTCGACAGCGTTAGCGCGCTGAGGTCGGGATTCGGTCTCGGTACTCAGCAAGATGATGTCAGCGCGGCGCTGTCGGCGACGACCGCCGTTGGCGGTGCGTTGACGGTAGCGCCGGCTTTCGGCGCCGCAGCGTGGCTCGGGCCAGTGGGCTTGGGCGTGACTGCCGCCGGGGTGATCGGCAAGGTGATCTACGAATCGGATAAAGATGCGCACAAGTATGAAAGCGCATCTAAGCGATTCTTGAAATCGGCAGGTTATGATGACTTTGCCGCAGAGGCGTTGAGCAAGCAAGGAGGCTTGATCTCCGACGCCACGGGAGCCAGTCAGATACCATTCCTGGCGAAATACGGACAACTCAAGCATATGACGCCTGATCAACTACAGAAATGGGTCAACAGCCTGTCTGCCGATCAGATCAATGCGGTCGCCAATCGCCTGCAGCAGACCGCCAGCGATAGCAGTGGAAATCCGGAGAATTTCATCGATGGTCCCCGGCAAACTGTCTATATCGCTAGCGCAGATGGCTATGCCGCACCAGTGACGCGGGCTAACACACTGAGCGTATTCGAGGAATATCTGAAATACGATCATGTACCGCTTGGGTAA
- a CDS encoding LuxR family transcriptional regulator — protein MTNAAEILVPFEDEFTPQNWCQVRSDGQRPAISFFEEQQLVFDMRKKEDHVPSRIASELIAASTPEARMANIRSMLSVLGFNFLQYEAVQNTNDGNREHYFLKTYVPGEWANQYARKHYCDLDPRVSACLNSPFPFVWDLQYFSKARLVPAHDARARGFLEDMAHAGMCSGIAFGFINPATHRQVVVGFNSANPSKNWITTSVIGQALILGLSIHEFISGCVEKLMHHPGLDAVSDIQKQILECLANGLSDKEIARNLKTTAHNVDYHLRYLRKKYGAANRAQLAYTIGRLAIV, from the coding sequence ATGACAAACGCCGCTGAAATTCTCGTTCCTTTCGAAGATGAATTTACACCCCAGAACTGGTGCCAAGTCAGAAGCGATGGACAACGCCCCGCAATAAGTTTTTTTGAAGAGCAGCAATTGGTCTTTGACATGAGAAAGAAAGAAGATCATGTGCCTTCGCGCATCGCCAGTGAGCTTATAGCAGCATCGACGCCAGAAGCGCGAATGGCCAATATCAGAAGCATGCTGTCGGTCCTTGGATTCAATTTCCTGCAATACGAGGCCGTGCAAAACACCAACGACGGCAATCGCGAACACTACTTTCTCAAGACCTATGTCCCCGGCGAATGGGCGAATCAATATGCACGCAAACATTATTGCGATCTGGATCCAAGAGTAAGCGCATGTCTCAACTCTCCCTTCCCTTTCGTCTGGGATTTACAGTATTTTTCGAAAGCCCGCCTGGTTCCGGCGCACGATGCGCGAGCGCGTGGATTCCTGGAAGACATGGCTCATGCGGGGATGTGCAGCGGCATCGCCTTTGGCTTCATTAATCCGGCAACCCATCGGCAAGTTGTCGTAGGATTCAATTCTGCCAATCCGTCCAAGAACTGGATCACCACAAGCGTTATCGGGCAAGCGTTGATTCTTGGCCTGTCGATTCACGAGTTCATCTCAGGCTGCGTTGAAAAATTGATGCACCACCCTGGCCTGGACGCCGTCTCCGATATACAAAAGCAAATACTCGAATGTCTGGCCAACGGATTAAGTGATAAAGAAATAGCGCGAAATCTGAAAACCACTGCTCACAATGTCGATTATCATCTGCGCTATTTGCGGAAAAAGTATGGCGCAGCGAACCGTGCGCAACTAGCCTATACAATCGGCCGGCTGGCGATTGTTTGA